The region cggtaactggtttttatgttgtggctgattggtgtacatCTCCTCAAAGCAGGTTACTACAAAATGCATGTGAAGAAGACATATTTAGAACTCACAGCACTGGCACCAGATATGTGATAGATGAGGATCACAAGCTGCATCCAGCCTTTCCACTCATCTGTTTGCTCACGGTTCAGTAATTTGGTCTGTGCGGAAGACAAGATTGTGCACCAGATAGGAATTCACACACTTTAAATAAACTTATTACATAACTACAGACAGCAAGATTAATCTAATTTTCAGGGAATTTCACTAGGTTTCTTACTTACTAAAAAAACTCAAGGAGGCCtttatgtttttgcatgtaGTCAAAAAAGTACATGTAAAAACTAAGGTTTGTTGAAGTCTGAGTTTATAGATAAATTAGACTTTATAATAATCTCAGTCAGAACATATGGAAAATTTAGACTACTCATCCAACAATCAACAAAACTGGTCTAAGCTCACCTTTCACCATAAGTTCAAACTATATTCACACAAGAAGTCATGCTTGAGGcagacaaaaatatagaatttcaGAAAAACTAATCTTTTTAACACCAAGTTGtatttgaatgtttaaaaaagccCTCAagttaaaaatactgtacagcacTTTCTGTCTTACCTCCTTGCTGTTCTCACTGTAAAACACTCCCAAGACAAATATATAGATGAGAGGGATGAAGAACGTGGAGTGTGTGTAGAACTTCTGCTCTTTCATGAACACATCTGCTCTGTCACAAAGGTAAAAATAGCCCATGATGATGCCCATTCTGCAGAGAGCCTGGAAGGGCGCCTTTGGACCCAAGGGGACAGCTGCAGTTGTTGGCTTCTTCTCCTCTAGGCTCTCCATGTCAGGGGGTACAGGTCGGCGGTGGCGGTTGTTGCCAAGGATGTGGAGGACCAGAAAGACCAGGGCTGAACCAAGGAAGAAGCAAGCTGACAGTTTCTGGAGGAAGTTGGGTGGTGGTAACGTTTGGCAGCAGGAGCCGTCTATGGGCCTCAGTAGCTTGTTGCACACAGAGTTCATGAGAACCATGGCCCCCTGACAGGAGAATTAAACAGGATGGTGAAGAGGACGTGAGTAATgtttaaagttgaaaaataaaatagcctTGCTTCCATATTGAATAGAACAATATAACTGGcaataaacaacattaaaatgacagaaattccTGCCTACCACATTCCTGGTGCTCTCAGGCAGGTGCAAGCCGTCATCTGACTGGGTGATAGTCTCCAGTGCCGCCTGACGAGACGCGGCCAACAGCTTGACCCGGGACCTGCCATTACGCTTGCTGCTGTTGAGCACGTCTGCAGCTGCTTCATTGTACAGCTCCAGCTGTTGGTTGGTGATCATCTTCCTGTTCTCACTCAAAACCTCCTCATTTACGGGGTCTGAGGGACGGAGGTGTGATGGTGTTGTGTGCAGTGTGAAAAAATGTAGGTTGAGAAGGTGCGTATGTGGGAAGTTGATATTTGCAAAATTCTGCAATCGCATGTGTGAAATTAGTCAAAAACACTAGTCGGGAAACCGGGATTTAGTGATGATAGTATAGCACCTAAAATGCGAAGTGATCATATGAAGTGACTTAGAATGTGTGAACACTTCAGAATCAGTGCTTTGAACCATCaagttgttttaatgttaatcCCATTTGACATGAAGGCAGTAGAGTAATCACATGACAGATTCATCACCAAAGTGAAGGGAAGAGGCACTTTACAAGCCTGACTGAGACGACCCATCATAAAAAGCACCCATCTTGGGTCTTCCACTAGAAGCAGAGCTTACCTTGCAGCACCCAGTAGACCTCTCCCTGATCAGCCAACTTCTCTAGATGCACAGCAATGGCCGTCAGGTTGACTTTGTACTGCTGCAGGGTCTTGCTGCTGCCACTGTGCAACTTGATGGACCACTGTAGTAAGTAGATGAAAATAAGATTGACATAACTCAGCCTAGCGCTTGTTTTGGTCTATCATGAAATGTGCAAGCATTGCTAAGCACTTATTTATACAGCTTACTGTGGCAGCTCCAAGGATGACAACATCCGGCGTTGGTGAAGCTTCCTGCAACACGAGAGAAGCTGCAGTTAGAAAAGCAAATCCATGTCCAAACCACCGTGACAATTTCAGGTCTATGAAActtctttgattaaaaatgcTCCCCACTTGTTAATAACACAACATAGCATCTACACTCACATGTGTCCATGATATCAAGCGTTCCTTCATTGAATTATTTGCCTCGGGATACCACAGGAAGTCCTAAACACAAATAGAACGTAGATGCTTTAACTTTTATCAGAGtatgtttttacagactgagaacaggagataaaaaaaaaaaaaaaaaaaaaaaaaaatcacatccagAAATAGCTCACCACATTCAAAGAGGAACTCTCTTCTTCAAAGGAAATGTCCTCGTGCTTCAGACATTAAAttgggacagacagagagaaagtctGTTAGGCAGATAATGTTCCTCTTTTTCCCAGCTCGAGATCAGACCAAAGTGGTTACGACTGCTGCATGACTGCCGTGCATTCCCGtcctgcattttgttttcacttttgtgcAAACCATTTACTATTAAATAATTGTTGCAGTACATTTTCTGCATGCCACCTATTTCAGGAAGTCTGGTGACCTCAAGATATTTCAACACTTCAATGAAATCAAATCTAGAGGGACATATAGTGCAAAAAGAGATCAGTGGGGGTATTTCTCACATTAAGGCCACAGGTTGAGGTTTAGTGTCAGGCTTAACAATAGCAAGTAGCAGCAAACTGATCACAAGTGGTAGAATTATTTCAGATTCAGCTTTGTAAATGGCAGTGAGTGATTAGTCCGGCCTACGTTTTGTAGGTTGTCATTCTGGTCCATAATCAGAGAAGAGTGTTGCGAAGCCAAGGAGAAAGAGgattgttttaagttttttccCAGATAGAAAATGTTTGAAGCAAAACCCTCAATCAGTTGTAATCAACTGGGGAAGTGTACAAGGACTAATGTTTCCTTACAGAAGACACAAGCAGCCCCGCTTCCAAGGCTGTTGTGATTGATGCAGACAGctctacatctctctctctctgctcatccaaacatatttttagttGGAATCTTTAATGGATTATCCAGAATACAGTTGCTGGCAATATATTATGGGATATAGtaaattaaaaagtagaaagatttatttttatcatcctGGGTCCACTCACTTTGATCAGATCCCGTTAGTTTACAGAATGCTCAGTACATGAGCAGAGAGTAAATGGAGGAGTGTCTGACAGTGTCtgaactttgtcattttttgcacCAAGTTGTGCTTTAGATATGTAGATCCATAGATTCATGTGCTGTGAACCTTCACCACTTTTCGTCCCACAAATCTGCTGAAAAATTTCCTGACAAAAACCCTGGCTTCACATGGTTCTGTTTCTCATAATTACCTTGTTTCCATCTTCTCTTCGCTCAGGGTCAATAATTTTGATGAAGGAGTAAAATAGCTGCCTGATTCGTGAATCACCAACAAAGGCCACCCGCTTTTCAGTAAGGCAGGTTTTGGCTTCACTGTAAGACAAAAGTGATGGTGGGGAATCTGAAAACTGTGCATCCTAACAACTGCAGATCATTCATGTTCTGGGCACTGCATGCTATAACttggaaaaacagacacacctAACCCATCATTGCTACACATTTGAATCTTTGTCTCAAACGTGATGTATATATAGTTAATGGGACTCACATgcttttgtatttgtgcatcATACAGCCATAAGGCTGCCATACGTTCTCCCCCAAGTAACGTCCTCTGGACAGCAGCCATTCACATGAGTCTCCACCTGGAGGCAAGACACAGAGAACCTACCAGTaagaccaaacaaaaacactgatcttGCTTTCACCCAGTTTAGCCAcagtttttctgtaattatGACTGAAACTCGCTTTCTCAATAGTACCCTGGCTTTTCATTCAGTGCCGTCAAAAGGACTAGGATACAATACAGGGCTCTGCTAGGGGCCATAGTAGAAAATGAAGTCATCAGCAATTTAGTTCAACCATAAATCTCTCCAGCTATTCATTTGTGTGCAAGATGAATAGAGCCATCTACAACTGAATCAATCCATGGAAACAGGCGAACATGAAGGGTCGGCAGTCAGTGAGGTCTCTGGTTCCTATCCCTTTTCATGAAGGGAAGACAACTCTATGCAACCCAGCTGCGACGTGGATGTATGCCATGCTAAAATCTCTTTATAGTCCAGCTCTGGGCTTTGTGCCATCGCCGTCACTGTTGGTCTTTGGGGTGTGGGACTTGCAAAAAATAATCCAACCCTTTACACCTGAATATGAGGGTGCAGTCCATTTCGCGTTTGTGGTTAACTTATCTTCGCCCGACAAGCCAATGCAAACTTGGGACAgatcagagacagaaagcaggCGGCTACGCTTGTTGAAAACCACTAGAGCTACATTTTGTTAACGTTAGTTGTCAGCGGCACAACACAGCATTTATGGCAAGCTTGGTGgatattttagcttttatttggGAAGTTAACGGACTGGCTAGTACTGTAGATGCAAATGGCACTGGCCTCCTAATACTAAAAACCTTGTTATGTCAATTGGCAGTTGCATCACCCTGCAAGCGGCTTCCCCAGCAGTAATCAAGCGTGTGCTGACAGgagcatgtaaacacagctaAATGCAATGTTAGCTTGATTCAGCTAGCCAGTAGTGCAAAGCCGACTCAAGTTCATGCTGCTGCCGATAGTGAGTTTAGTCTGTGCAATCATCTGTCGGAGGATTGCATAGCTTACAGCCTGTATGTGTCACGTTTTAAAAGCAACATTGGCTAACAGCACTGGACCGAGCCGCAGAGAGAAGTATAGAGTAGCTCgctggctaacgttagcaatAGCCTGTGTCAAGTGTTCCTCTGGCTGCATCAATAGTGAGTTCAAAAAACGGGAGACCACTTACCTCCATAATACCGCGAAGCTGTGTGAAACACGAGGAGTAAAATAACGACTACTACCGATattagtttggcatttttaatggtaaaatgttgatttatttcGCGTTTGCCCAGGCTATAGGCCAGGACCGCCATCTTTGCTCCTCCATGACAACAAGCAGCTGTGAAGTCtagaggcggcggcggcggcggcggcgctCCTCCCGGCGCACCACCTGCTCAGTCGCCCCCGTGCGACACCGCCTCCCTCTCCATCACCGCCGCTCAAAGCAGGTGCAGATCCAAATGAGATTCAAGGGATGCTCCCGTTTAAGTCAATCCGCCAGATCCACAGCCTTTTTTAGGATATTCTGTCAGAGTACCAAGTTCAGTGACTCCAACCAAGTATTTGAAAGCAAAGCTGCCTTACACGGCCCAGGCGTACTCACTGTAGACTGTGGGAGTGGGTAATTGGGTATTGTTTTCATAATCATAGCTACGTGATCTTCTATATGGGCTTACATAGACACTGTCACCGTGGTGTGAAGATAGGTCTTCAGAGAGCTGCACGCATGGCAAACAGCAAGAGGCGAGGCGGAGGCCGGACGTAGTTTTATTAGTCTTTCAAGGTGGATGTCAGGTGCGGCCTGTCTGGTCACTCTTAAAATAATCAAGGCCTATTAAGTGACTGTGAGAAACGTATGTGGAGGGGGGAGCCCATCAGCTGCTGAGTCTAGCAGCATCAACCAGCCATCGAAATCACATGTCAGTTGCATGATCACTAGTCCCTGTTATATAGCCTCTTATCCTGGTTTTAACCATATTCAGGATATGATATAGAACATGCCCCGATTATTCATATCTCTGTATGATTCTAACATTATCAGGTTGCAGTTCATCTAAATTACAGACAGTCTCTATCATTTTTGTACTGAGGAGCAGGTGTTATTAATGTAAGAGACTTTCACTCATGACTGTCCTGACCACgttttaatatacaatatttattttagttctATTTTTTCCCCTAATTATACAACTTTCACGGCACACTTCAGTCCTACACAAGAGAGAGGATCTCAGTGTGAATCTTTGCATCAGGAAGGTCCGGACAGgatttggacacacacactcattaagctctgcaaaatgccaaactaacAGCGGCCCTGTGGAGGTGTGTTCACCTGCCAAATATCACAGAAATATGCAAAACAACCGCTCGACTGCTTCTATCGCTGCTGTTGCTATATAACTGACACTGAaattaactgcttttttttatgtattttgtggCTCAGTAGGTCACGTCCTCTCAAAGCCCAGgcttcagtgttttaatggagCCCAGTGGGGTGATTTTGACAGCTGTCATTCCAGGAGCAAACATCTGGATTTATAGTTGATGGGCTACGTATATCAAAATGCATGGATTTGCCTGCctctttatattattttaattttgtttagcCTACCTGTTTATCACTATAAGCTGTCTTTTGTTAAATTTACTGACTACATGACTGGAGTTGATGGCAAACCTGCGCACACACAGTATTATCCGTTTTCTGATTATGATTTATCCTGGGGTGGCTCACATTATAATGTTCGCATGGAGCATAAGTAACCTTGTTACTTGTGATTCTTACATGGCACTGTGAGCAAATGAACCGTCAGAACAGCAGAAAAACGGCAGGTCATATGAGAGTCAGCTTAAAGAAGTGTCCTTGTCTGTCTAAGTTCTCCTCTCAGAATCAGATATCATTTAGACCACATCAGACAAAGTCTAGATAAAAAACCTCTATACCTAGACTTGTAAAATCTGGACAAGATTAACATAGAGAGTGTaaagattgttttaaaaattttcagatttgtaaaacctttaatataagtgaaaacacaaaaaagactattttataaattattgtatgttttataaattttcttaattatttcttttttaaacctgaaaattttgaaagaaaattgttgattttggtgatttgctGAGGATTTTCTGCATTTGAAACTGGTTCCTGCACTGAATTCTGGGGCagtgatttaattaaaaaaaatctgcagatttaAGATTTGTAAAGTTTAgtgtatttttcagatttttcgaaataataatttgtttgcttttaattaatCGGAGAACTGTACCTAGGcatttttgcagtatttaagtatttaaattgTGTCAGTATACAGTAGATTCAGTTCATACTGCCTACCAGCAGAGGTTGATAAAGGTCATACAGTATAACCTACTGTGTTTGAATGACTTGTATCAAACCAAATTGTTTATTCACTGAGTTGGTTGTACTTTGTTTTGAATTCCAATTCCCACACACATACTAAACAtcagtgtttgagtgtgtgtgtcccacTAGAGCTCAGATGTTTCTGAACATACTCTGGAAGGGTGTAAGCCCTGCagcagtatatactgtatcaccAGGTCAAGAGTCATTATTTAACAGTGCAGTTTATATCAGTAAGGCTAGGCAGCTTGAAAACAGATCATAGTATTTACTTCGAACCTGCCATCTGCAGTATAGCATAATGTAACAGCCAAAGTCTACCACTGTCACATTATTTATATGCTTTGACTTCACCTGTGTGCAACAGACAAATGGCTTTTAgatttctttcttattttagaGATGAATGGAAGTTATGGTTACCACTCTACTTTGcgaacatacagtatacttcTGTAAAAGACAGAAGGTGTCCAGACAAGTTTGAAGGTTACCTGCTCACCATTGGTGGGAGCTGTCATAAGTCAGCAGGTCTGTATTAAGTCCGAAGTGGAGTCAAAGGAGTACTCAGACCTGTAATTTAGAAATTgccccaaaagccccaggtCCATTGTCTGTAAAAGGGCTTTATGTAATTTGATTAGTTGCAAATTTGTTTAGATATTTGCAGCAATTAAGTACAATATAATTTAAGGTGTGTCATGCATAATAGCTAATCTTTGTTCTGTTGTCTTGTAAATGGGACTTTCGTTCATATTGTGATCACAGGGTGCATGATCCAAAATAAAGATGTATTTATTACTGTACAGAAAACCTGGGGCTAGGTAGTACTCCAGTAAAGGAGCACTGGATGGTCCTTTGCTGTGCAGGCAAAATggtctcaacaactattttttGCTCCAGGGGCCAACTAACATATTAATACCTCCatcttgtttggttttttttagcttgcAGTAATGCAtcatgcatctttttttttttggacaatcaTATTTGATTGTAAAACCTTGTGACAAGcaactgtcaaacaaatgtagtggtaaagtaaaaaaaaaaaaaaaaaaagtataatattgcCATCTGAAATGTTGTGAAGCAGAGGTTTTAAGTAGCATGAACTGTAAAGTTAAAGTATCTCAAaactgtactgaagtacagtgCCTGAGTGAAATTAACAAAGTAACAAATTACTTTGTTAATTTCCAACACTGCTATTCGAAAGGATTTCATACATCATAAGCAAATGTGATATTAGCTTTGTCCTTGTAAAGTAATAATGTAAAGTCgaaaaatactgtgtttttagCCGGAGGTCTGTACCCTTAAAGGTCCAATCCTTGGTTTTGACATCATTATTTTATGCATAAAAGACACAGTATACCCATAGATCCAAGACATGCATCTTGTGTCCAAGGCACCCAAGTCTTTGCTGCTTAGTGGTCAAagataatgtatttatttgacaacCTCTAAGGCTCAGTGTGTTATATTAAAGCAGAGATGCTACTAAAAACATGCCATACTGCCCTCTAGTGGTTATTGAAAGTGCCGCAGGTGACCTCTCGTGTGAATGCCATCAATTTCCTTGAGCGGAACTGCTTCAACATGTGGAGgtaaaattaaattactgttttcaCAAATTCTGCATATCCCAGTCCCCTGAACACACTGTAGTCACAATGATTCTCActgtctgacaaaataacaaaacaactAATTTTTGAAGGAATGCCATGTTCCCATTTTGAATCTAACTAATATCAGTGTGCATGCATCACTGCAATTCAAGCCTTGATCCAAATCACAGAAATTTATTTGGATGCAAAAGCTGTATTATGCAAGAAAGAGCAACATGAGAGGATGCATATTTACAAGAAACAATGCACGTTAGTAATCACACATTGGTATGGACAGTGTAAACAgaaatttactgtacattagaATTGGATGTACCGTGGAATAGCAAGATAAAGGGGGAAGGTAAATCATGATAAGGCTGTGCTTCCACAATAGGAAGATGTTTAAGTCAGTGATGATATGTAAATCATCAGCCAAACTAGAACCAAAATACAGTGACACACCTTCGATGGTGTcattaaaacatgaaagcaCTTAAGTCACTGAATAGTGTGTTTTGGAACATTGGACATGCTTTATTTCAGAACTtttcacaatttatttaaaCATCTCACATATACAAAATAGGTACAATAGACTttgtggtgtcattttttttgagagagagagaggccgcCTAAAAACCATTCAGAATTGGGTGAAATATGTGCTGTCAGTATGAACACTGGGTGTGGGATTCGAAGAGTAAAAAAGCCtgaacaaaaaaccaaaacaaaaaaaaaaaacttctagacaaaacaaaaaaagaacaaaacaaaataaaacaaaacaaaaccagacattaGGTTTAGGAACATTCCACCTGCTTAAAGTGGGGGAGTATCAGGGGACGAATGCAAGACTCCTCAAATGTCAATACAAagtaatacagtaaaaaaaagtggTTTGCTCCACAGCTGCATATTAGCACCATAGATCTCTGCTTCAAGTAACTGAGCACCTTCTGTTACGGGACAAAGCTTGAAGCATTAGAAGTCTTAACATCTCGGTTGTGGACCCAAGTTTTGTCAATAGTATTTTCTTTAGGTACAGGCATGAGGTAGTTTAAACCTTTTTTCATGGAAATTGTGGTTTTAAACCTCCTCTTTGGAAGATATACAAAGACCACAAAGTGATGCATACTTTCAGCGTTTTTATTacacttcttttattttttacaaaatgatgaCATGATGTCCCACAACAAGGTGTTTTCCCGCGTCCCTTTGGGTTGCTGTATTAATTTGCATTGCACAAACGCTCCGTTCAGTCCGTTCAGTCCTCTCCGATAGTTGCCCATCTTAAGCAAGTGGATGCGCAGAGAGAAATCAGCAttcagtataaaaaaaacaacacagaaagaagggcagagattttgttttttcgttctttctctctttttggtGTTAATTTATCATGAGTCTATTTATTTGAAACAGACTGGGCCAATGTCCAAACCAAACTCCTGATCAGCTCCACCAATGTCCAAAGGTGCAATGTCGAGGATGGGCAGGCGAGATGGTTTATTTGTTCTGTACTCAATCACTGTCTTGCTCCATTCACCAGTGTGTCTCTGCAGGAgtagagaaaggaaaagagagaatttCAGAATAGTGTAAAGCGGCAAAACAATACAAATCACATAACTTAAAGACAGCTTTGTCTCATTTGACCAAAATTGCcttaattttactgttaatcGACAGAATAATTTCTTTCTCATGAGGAAGAATGAAGCTGAAGCAatgacagtaacagaaaaatgacaaagaaggTAACTGAAGAAGTAAAGAGCTACTCACAGTGCAGCCGTCCTCCAGCACGGAGAAGGTGAAGCGGCTGTTGCCCTCAGCCCTCAGCTCCACATCGTTGGATC is a window of Xiphias gladius isolate SHS-SW01 ecotype Sanya breed wild chromosome 24, ASM1685928v1, whole genome shotgun sequence DNA encoding:
- the casd1 gene encoding N-acetylneuraminate 9-O-acetyltransferase isoform X3, which translates into the protein MMHKYKSIEAKTCLTEKRVAFVGDSRIRQLFYSFIKIIDPERREDGNKHEDISFEEESSSLNVDFLWYPEANNSMKERLISWTHEASPTPDVVILGAATWSIKLHSGSSKTLQQYKVNLTAIAVHLEKLADQGEVYWVLQDPVNEEVLSENRKMITNQQLELYNEAAADVLNSSKRNGRSRVKLLAASRQAALETITQSDDGLHLPESTRNVGAMVLMNSVCNKLLRPIDGSCCQTLPPPNFLQKLSACFFLGSALVFLVLHILGNNRHRRPVPPDMESLEEKKPTTAAVPLGPKAPFQALCRMGIIMGYFYLCDRADVFMKEQKFYTHSTFFIPLIYIFVLGVFYSENSKETKLLNREQTDEWKGWMQLVILIYHISGASAFIPVYMHVRVLVAAYLFQTGYGHFSFFWLKGDFGLYRVCQVLFRLNFLVLVLCVVMDRPYQFYYFVPLVTFWFVVIYATLATWPQILQKKANSSGIWHLGVLAKLLGLLLFICFFAFSQGFFESIFSMWPISKLFELNGSIHEWWFRWKLDRFAVIHGMLFAFIYLVLQRGQVLSEGKGEALFSAKITNLLLFFSVVSFITYSIWASSCKTKTECNEMHPYISVVQILAFILIRNIPGYARSIYSSFFAWFGKISLELFICQYHIWLAADTKGILVLVPGNPSLNIMVSTFIFVCVAHEISLITNDLAQVVIPKDSMSLLKRVGAVGLCSLVVLLLARGSQPTPGA
- the casd1 gene encoding N-acetylneuraminate 9-O-acetyltransferase isoform X1, which codes for MAVLAYSLGKREINQHFTIKNAKLISVVVVILLLVFHTASRYYGGGDSCEWLLSRGRYLGENVWQPYGCMMHKYKSIEAKTCLTEKRVAFVGDSRIRQLFYSFIKIIDPERREDGNKHEDISFEEESSSLNVDFLWYPEANNSMKERLISWTHEASPTPDVVILGAATWSIKLHSGSSKTLQQYKVNLTAIAVHLEKLADQGEVYWVLQDPVNEEVLSENRKMITNQQLELYNEAAADVLNSSKRNGRSRVKLLAASRQAALETITQSDDGLHLPESTRNVGAMVLMNSVCNKLLRPIDGSCCQTLPPPNFLQKLSACFFLGSALVFLVLHILGNNRHRRPVPPDMESLEEKKPTTAAVPLGPKAPFQALCRMGIIMGYFYLCDRADVFMKEQKFYTHSTFFIPLIYIFVLGVFYSENSKETKLLNREQTDEWKGWMQLVILIYHISGASAFIPVYMHVRVLVAAYLFQTGYGHFSFFWLKGDFGLYRVCQVLFRLNFLVLVLCVVMDRPYQFYYFVPLVTFWFVVIYATLATWPQILQKKANSSGIWHLGVLAKLLGLLLFICFFAFSQGFFESIFSMWPISKLFELNGSIHEWWFRWKLDRFAVIHGMLFAFIYLVLQRGQVLSEGKGEALFSAKITNLLLFFSVVSFITYSIWASSCKTKTECNEMHPYISVVQILAFILIRNIPGYARSIYSSFFAWFGKISLELFICQYHIWLAADTKGILVLVPGNPSLNIMVSTFIFVCVAHEISLITNDLAQVVIPKDSMSLLKRVGAVGLCSLVVLLLARGSQPTPGA
- the casd1 gene encoding N-acetylneuraminate 9-O-acetyltransferase isoform X2, yielding MAVLAYSLGKREINQHFTIKNAKLISVVVVILLLVFHTASRYYGGGDSCEWLLSRGRYLGENVWQPYGCMMHKYKSIEAKTCLTEKRVAFVGDSRIRQLFYSFIKIIDPERREDGNKDFLWYPEANNSMKERLISWTHEASPTPDVVILGAATWSIKLHSGSSKTLQQYKVNLTAIAVHLEKLADQGEVYWVLQDPVNEEVLSENRKMITNQQLELYNEAAADVLNSSKRNGRSRVKLLAASRQAALETITQSDDGLHLPESTRNVGAMVLMNSVCNKLLRPIDGSCCQTLPPPNFLQKLSACFFLGSALVFLVLHILGNNRHRRPVPPDMESLEEKKPTTAAVPLGPKAPFQALCRMGIIMGYFYLCDRADVFMKEQKFYTHSTFFIPLIYIFVLGVFYSENSKETKLLNREQTDEWKGWMQLVILIYHISGASAFIPVYMHVRVLVAAYLFQTGYGHFSFFWLKGDFGLYRVCQVLFRLNFLVLVLCVVMDRPYQFYYFVPLVTFWFVVIYATLATWPQILQKKANSSGIWHLGVLAKLLGLLLFICFFAFSQGFFESIFSMWPISKLFELNGSIHEWWFRWKLDRFAVIHGMLFAFIYLVLQRGQVLSEGKGEALFSAKITNLLLFFSVVSFITYSIWASSCKTKTECNEMHPYISVVQILAFILIRNIPGYARSIYSSFFAWFGKISLELFICQYHIWLAADTKGILVLVPGNPSLNIMVSTFIFVCVAHEISLITNDLAQVVIPKDSMSLLKRVGAVGLCSLVVLLLARGSQPTPGA